A stretch of Buteo buteo chromosome 21, bButBut1.hap1.1, whole genome shotgun sequence DNA encodes these proteins:
- the IP6K1 gene encoding inositol hexakisphosphate kinase 1 isoform X1, which produces MCVCQTMEVGKYGKNATRSGDRGVLLEPFIHQVGGHSSMMRYDDHTVCKPLITREQRFYESLPPEMKEFTPEYKGVVSVCFEGDSDGYINLVAYPYVENEALEQDDMPERDQPRRKHSRRSLHRSSSGTEHKEEKPGLASDSTESSIQETKSPRVDLHIHSDVPFQMLDGNSGLSSEKISYNPWSLRCHKQQLSRMRSESKDRKLYKFLLLENVVHHFKLPCVLDLKMGTRQHGDDASEEKAARQMKKCEQSTSATLGVRVCGMQVYQLDTGHYLCRNKYYGRGLSIEGFRNALYQYLHNGIELRKDLFEPVLAKLRSLKAVLERQASYRFYSSSLLIIYDGKDSRAGMFVERRPETRLKRVDSSLPESLQDGGSTEPGSSAQPKVDVRMIDFAHSTFKGFRDDPTVHDGPDMGYVFGLESLINIMEQMREENQ; this is translated from the exons ATGTGTGTTTGTCAAACCATGGAAGTGGGCAAGTATGGCAAGAATGCCACTCGATCTGGAGACCGGGGGGTCCTGCTGGAGCCTTTCATTCACCAGGTGGGTGGCCACAGCAGCATGATGCGCTACGATGACCATACTGTCTGCAAGCCCCTCATTACCAGAGAACAGCGCTTCTATGAATCTCTGCCCCCAGAAATGAAGGAATTCACACCCGAGTACAAAG GTGTGGTATCTGTCTGTTTTGAGGGAGACAGCGATGGCTACATTAACCTGGTGGCCTATCCCTATGTGGAGAACGAGGCCCTGGAGCAAGATGATATGCCAGAGAGGGACCAGCCACGGCGTAAGCACTCACGTCGGAGCCTTCACAGATCAAGCAGTGGCACTGAGCACAAGGAGGAAAAGCCTGGCCTGGCCAGTGACAGCACTGAAAG CAGCATCCAGGAAACGAAGAGTCCACGGGTGGACTTGCACATCCATTCAGATGTTCCATTTCAGATGTTGGATGGGAACAGCGGTCTGAGCTCTGAAAAGATCAGCTATAACCCCTGGAGCCTGCGCTGTCATAAGCAGCAGCTGAGCCGCATGCGGTCAGAATCCAAGGACCGAAAACTCTACA AGTTCCTTTTGCTGGAGAATGTGGTGCATCACTTCAAGCTTCCCTGCGTACTTGATCTGAAGATGGGGACCAGACAGCACGGAGACGATGCGTCCGAGGAGAAGGCTGCTCGGCAGATGAAGAAGTGTGAACAGAGCACTTCGGCCACCTTGGGCGTGCGTGTTTGTGGGATGCAG GTCTACCAGCTGGACACAGGACATTACTTATGCAGGAATAAATACTATGGACGCGGTCTTTCCATCGAGGGCTTCCGCAATGCCCTTTACCAGTATCTCCACAACGGCATTGAGCTGCGCAAGGACCTCTTTGAGCCTGTCCTCGCCAAACTGCGAAGCCTGAAGGCGGTTTTGGAGAGACAGGCCTCCTACCGCTTCTACTCCAGCTCCCTTCTCATCATTTACGATGGGAAggacagcagggcagggatgtTTGTGGAGCGCCGGCCGGAGACGCGCCTGAAGCGGGTGGACAGCTCTCTCCCGGAGAGCCTTCAGGATGGTGGCAGCACGGAGCCCGGCTCCTCGGCCCAGCCCAAGGTGGACGTGCGTATGATTGACTTTGCGCATAGCACGTTCAAAGGCTTTCGTGATGACCCCACTGTGCATGACGGACCCGACATGGGTTATGTATTTGGGCTGGAAAGCCTCATCAACATCATGGAACAGATGCGTGAGGAAAACCAGTAG
- the IP6K1 gene encoding inositol hexakisphosphate kinase 1 isoform X2 has protein sequence MCVCQTMEVGKYGKNATRSGDRGVLLEPFIHQVGGHSSMMRYDDHTVCKPLITREQRFYESLPPEMKEFTPEYKGVVSVCFEGDSDGYINLVAYPYVENEALEQDDMPERDQPRRKHSRRSLHRSSSGTEHKEEKPGLASDSTESIQETKSPRVDLHIHSDVPFQMLDGNSGLSSEKISYNPWSLRCHKQQLSRMRSESKDRKLYKFLLLENVVHHFKLPCVLDLKMGTRQHGDDASEEKAARQMKKCEQSTSATLGVRVCGMQVYQLDTGHYLCRNKYYGRGLSIEGFRNALYQYLHNGIELRKDLFEPVLAKLRSLKAVLERQASYRFYSSSLLIIYDGKDSRAGMFVERRPETRLKRVDSSLPESLQDGGSTEPGSSAQPKVDVRMIDFAHSTFKGFRDDPTVHDGPDMGYVFGLESLINIMEQMREENQ, from the exons ATGTGTGTTTGTCAAACCATGGAAGTGGGCAAGTATGGCAAGAATGCCACTCGATCTGGAGACCGGGGGGTCCTGCTGGAGCCTTTCATTCACCAGGTGGGTGGCCACAGCAGCATGATGCGCTACGATGACCATACTGTCTGCAAGCCCCTCATTACCAGAGAACAGCGCTTCTATGAATCTCTGCCCCCAGAAATGAAGGAATTCACACCCGAGTACAAAG GTGTGGTATCTGTCTGTTTTGAGGGAGACAGCGATGGCTACATTAACCTGGTGGCCTATCCCTATGTGGAGAACGAGGCCCTGGAGCAAGATGATATGCCAGAGAGGGACCAGCCACGGCGTAAGCACTCACGTCGGAGCCTTCACAGATCAAGCAGTGGCACTGAGCACAAGGAGGAAAAGCCTGGCCTGGCCAGTGACAGCACTGAAAG CATCCAGGAAACGAAGAGTCCACGGGTGGACTTGCACATCCATTCAGATGTTCCATTTCAGATGTTGGATGGGAACAGCGGTCTGAGCTCTGAAAAGATCAGCTATAACCCCTGGAGCCTGCGCTGTCATAAGCAGCAGCTGAGCCGCATGCGGTCAGAATCCAAGGACCGAAAACTCTACA AGTTCCTTTTGCTGGAGAATGTGGTGCATCACTTCAAGCTTCCCTGCGTACTTGATCTGAAGATGGGGACCAGACAGCACGGAGACGATGCGTCCGAGGAGAAGGCTGCTCGGCAGATGAAGAAGTGTGAACAGAGCACTTCGGCCACCTTGGGCGTGCGTGTTTGTGGGATGCAG GTCTACCAGCTGGACACAGGACATTACTTATGCAGGAATAAATACTATGGACGCGGTCTTTCCATCGAGGGCTTCCGCAATGCCCTTTACCAGTATCTCCACAACGGCATTGAGCTGCGCAAGGACCTCTTTGAGCCTGTCCTCGCCAAACTGCGAAGCCTGAAGGCGGTTTTGGAGAGACAGGCCTCCTACCGCTTCTACTCCAGCTCCCTTCTCATCATTTACGATGGGAAggacagcagggcagggatgtTTGTGGAGCGCCGGCCGGAGACGCGCCTGAAGCGGGTGGACAGCTCTCTCCCGGAGAGCCTTCAGGATGGTGGCAGCACGGAGCCCGGCTCCTCGGCCCAGCCCAAGGTGGACGTGCGTATGATTGACTTTGCGCATAGCACGTTCAAAGGCTTTCGTGATGACCCCACTGTGCATGACGGACCCGACATGGGTTATGTATTTGGGCTGGAAAGCCTCATCAACATCATGGAACAGATGCGTGAGGAAAACCAGTAG